The following DNA comes from Pieris napi chromosome 18, ilPieNapi1.2, whole genome shotgun sequence.
AcggtatttgtaattaaactcctccaATTGGTTTGACCAATTTTCgttaaattttgtatgcatatcGATTTGGTCaattttcatccccctaaatttttctatttattttcatttcatacagcatacataaatacatacaacccttaattttcacccctctacgatcaacccctatttttataatattagatagatatacatatttttgaactaaaaaatttaatatacatggcaaaagtttgccggatcagctagttttaatataaaatatattttaataaaattaaagatttaattagtTCTTTTACTCTTTCTCTGACTTTAGCAtgttaatactaaaaataaaatgaaaatatatcgTATCTTACAAAACAGATGCTAAATTAAAGTGCGCTTTATACATAATGTTAATGCCTAAGATCGATACATTTCGAATGTAATATCCAATAATTAACAAAGTTCGGAAACCAACATAAAGCTATTGGACATATTTATACTCTAAATATTCGAAGACAACAAATAACGAATGCAATTTTATTGATCTAAAACCCCAACAAATCGAACTAACGGAGAATTTCACGACAAAGCTTAGTATCTTGATGCAATCGGATTTGGTCGGGTTAACAAAGCCATTAATCGAAAgccaattattttaacttacagATAGATCGAAGGTATCTGAAAGCATGTCTGCGTAAACCTCTTTCTTTCCCATCCAGAAATATTCCGTAGAAATGTCCTTATAGCATCCTTCAGATAAACAGCATCGACAAACAGTTGGGCCGGGTCGCCAAACTTTACCCTCCATTTTATATACTAACACATTAATCACGtatctaatattattactatgctATCTagataaacattattataacattttaagaaATACTATTAACATTGATAAGTCTGGAGTCCTTTTCACGATTAACAAATTACGAGAAACTACGCCGACATATTTCGTGGCGACTGGCGACGCCATAACAGTGTTGCCACTTACTAGTTATGAATTACGATCTTAAGAGTTAAGACTAGGACAGAGGactactattaaaaataaaaaaatctcaatAGATATTGCGCATATATAAATCTCCATTCAATTGTCGGTGAAATAGTATAATAGCCCCTAAAATAATACACTTGTATTTCAATTCACAATCTcgttaaaggccgatttacattatcttagtgtttaggagagtgctttaggatagtactttagttgaaacatgtaaacgctacttgctttagtaaacgctacgctaaagaacttgcctttcaagttgtactaaagcactctcctaaacactaagataatgtaaatcggccttaaagCGCCGTCTAATATGTCAAATTTTATACAGAAAAAATCGTTTCACATCTTTAgaaactagatttaagtttCTGTGACGTTCTAGAGTCCGGGGTAAAGATTGCAAATTGCAATAGTCGATCCATCttaatttaagaattatatttcGTTATTTCTATTGTGTTCAAAGTAAACAAATAGAACTACAAAAGAAAGATTTCGTCAATTTGAGACAAACGTTATTTCGATAAAAGTTGATCACATATAAAAATGATGTTAGTACTTTTTTATACTGTTTAAAACTATCTTTGTTTCATAAGCATAGCtctttcttataaaaatatgtagtcTAGACTCCAGAGCTTCTACTGGAAAAATAACACATTTAGACAGATGTAACTTGAATAGTCTGTGGTAAATACGAGATTCTAATtctatgtttttgtttgttgagTCTGtgcttgttttatattttattgaaagttctataccaggccataaactccaaaaaaaaaaaaaaaaattattgaaagttctaaatatttttaattttacttttagatTAACGTATtatgattttgtttataaataataaacatgtataaaatatgctcaatcaatattttaaaaatccgGTGTTCTCAAATCTGTTAGGACTCGTGGTTTTAAGATTCCGCAACTGATATTCCCGAGTTACATACTTTCTATTTGCGTTATTTAGGTTTGAACATTATTCatgattcttatttttaagccgacttattataatctttatttgtTCATACTGTGAatcttaatacaaatattttccttcaatGTTCCAGATTGGCCTTAGTTAATTCACAAAATGTCTGGTAAAGTAAAAGGCCCTATTATAGATCCAGCTTTCTGCCGCTGTTGTCGTTCTATTAAGCGTTGTCGTGTGTTGACCACGGAATACGATTGGAAAGGAGGCAAAGAGATTTATTCTGATATGTTTATGGATGTCTTTGGATTGCTAGTaagttatattgttattagtCCAGTTTTTACAATATGCTGTGCTCCACAGTTTCTGCTACCTTAATTTTCTTAAGCGCAGTGAAGTATAAAACCGGGCTTGATAAATACATGAATAATTTAGTTTCTTCAACGAGATCAATTGtgtaagtttaaatattattatttgtgtcTTTTGTTATTATTCTGCATTGACATCACATACGTTTAATATACTATTGCAATGAAtttgtcttatttttataatgtttccTGTGAATATGTGTGTTAATCAATggttttcttcttcttctacCCAGTTGAGGAAGCACTGACAATGTTCTAAAatttagattataaataaaaattattaatttttaagttcagATTTTAATTCCTGCAATACTATTCAAGCTATTCAAGTAAGGTCAAACACCATAAATTCATCAACAATTCTAAGGTTAAGGTTGGTGGACTtagtttccgcacttagactcATAATCGGTCTGTtgtacgcacaacggaccgaTTATGAGTCTTAAGTTTAACACAATTTACGCAAATTGTAAGGTAACTAAAACAATTTACAACTTCATTAGTATTTTTTCTCCTTATGGGCATTTGAGAAACTTAAGAATGACTAACTTGAAAAGCTTATAAGGGAtttatttactggcaataatttatttgttaaaacattCCAGCTGTCACATCTCGATGGAGAAAACAAAGACAACTGTATATGTGCAACTTGTGTTGGTCGACTTCGTGAAGCAAGTGCTTTTAGAGAGCAGGTACTGATGTGTGAGCAGCTATTTTTAAATGCCCGACTGCAGAACAAaggtatattttatgaattaaaaaagccAATGGTGCTACTACCCTTAAGTCTTGTGATATGTGTATCTGCTacctaataaattttattaatagccAAATAGGTGGCTTTCAGTGCTTGCATATGTCGGTTATTAGGTCTAAGCATGTATTTCCTCACATCCGCtcactttttttaatcataatagtTATCTCTAGTTTTTACTCTCAGAAATCTTCTATAGAAGTTGTTTTTTCAGATAGTTTAACGGTGGAAATAAAAGGAGAAGCACCAAGCAGTGATGATGGCAACGATGATTTGCCGTTGGCATTGTGTGGTAAGTTCAAATAAACCAAACTGTATAAGCCAACTTTAACGGACGTCaagtcaaaataattacaagaTAAGAgcaagcgtaccaattcttaaaagacagCACTCTAAAGCACTTTTTTTCGTATTATTACTTCTGCTCCTACTCCTGTGACTTCTGATTCACTTCCTGTTACTTCTGCTTCTCTTCTTGTTACTTCTGCGTCTCTCCTCGTTACGTCTGCTTCTCTTCTTGTTACTTCTGCTTCTCTCCTCGTTACTTCTGCTTCTCTTCTTGTTACTTCTGCTTCTCTCCTCGTTACTTCTGCTTCTCTCCTCGTTACTTCTGCTTCTCTCCTCGTTACTGCTGCTTCTCTCCTCGTTACTTCTGCTTCTCTTCTTGTTActtctgcttttattttagatatttctTTTGCATTTCTTTTACTGCAGTTGTTATCCCATAATATCTAATACAGTTTTGACGTACGGAAATCATTTTCTTTAAGGAGATTAGaagcaaaaattaaaatggacTGTTCTAATTCCAGATACGAGCAGTATTGTCAAGGAGGAGAAGAAGTCCGAAGTGTGTGTTGATACTGAGAAAACGCAAGCAAAGAAGAATgggaaaataaagaaaattacgaAACTGaagaaaattacaaaaactaaattaaagaGATATGGAAAAATGAAAATCATCgcgaaaaaaggtatttttattatgcatttttttttaccttgtattggacagtttttttttgttttcaagaatttttatttcactgtGGCGTATGTATTTGAAACAACCAACttgatatgattttttttttaatttttttaataatattcaatagatacttataaaattaattttaatagttgTAGTATGCGATCTAGATTATAAAGGGTGCAACCGGGAtacattgataattttaacttaaaattgaaaaactatTAACGTATCCCGGTTGCACCCTTTATAATCTAGATcgcgaaattttatttaaataactgaaATAAATTCTGAAAATCGggtttgacacatttttatatgtatactagcaggccggccaagcgttgctgtggctaaggttttagttatattacatagtagtaaactatttaagGGAAACAGTAGGAGAACAACAGTCaaggggaccaccatgcttttttggtggttatgctattaaattgtagcttatgtgaaacgttggtttcaacacagcgccatctgttagaactGTGACTAtaccaaataataaacaaatattttgcaataaaataatattgcgggtataaattgagatgttagctatcctatcttttaagttagatcaaactgcacacggtgtgcaaatttgattgaaatcggttcagtagcttaggagtccatagcggacaaacaacgtgacacgtaatttatatatattaagatgtatGTGTtgtggactttctatgtgcgcatttaacattcgctcatacgtaagaaaacatcgtgaggaaaccggcttgccttagacccaacacgatggcgtgtgtcacagtgtcaggcacagcaggctgatcaccttttGCCTTTTTATTGACACTTTTTATTGCCCAAACCTAAAACGGTTGTAGTGCCacagtttttttgaagtgaaacttctttaggcccatgagggtaaattttttaaaaacgtcacgaagatgtgcagcgttttttgtcgaagaaaagggagagcgattgagagaaaGAAAGTGAGAGTGAGAaggggcgaattaccttatagaaattatatttttaacattaatatttcgttaagagaatttatgaaatattagtatttcatattttatgtaaaataatttattgaaatctcaaatgacgaattgttaattaaaatgccacgtgtttctgatatttttatgacaattaaattcctagcATATCTTcttttttccctccctctaaatctcggaaatttaaagttttagatttgtataaatatgaacaaaacttaaaaattagtttgccaaagaagttttacttctgacatgtgtactttgtacgcacgcactttttttaaatcaattttcgGTTTTTGATATATCATCTAACCGGTTCTTCAATTCTTAGTTAAATCTCTAGACGACGCCATCAACTGGATGAATTCAAATAAGctacaaataaacatatatatatattatttgttcttACATATcatgtacgatacaaataatataagaattgactttgactaataatttaaaaaaccttaacgacaaatttgcgcgccattgtgtgtggcagaatatgcgaacttattATTGTACcatacacatttttgtaccatattcatgcaatcaataaattattataaattttcagtATCAAAGAAGAAAGTAGCCGAACCAGATCATGACGAACAAGAAATGGCGTACGAAAACACAATAACTATAGTAAATAATTCCTACATATGTCCGTTTAGAAACCGAATTAGCATTTACTACTGCTATTACTGCAGAGATCAGTTCACAAACCCCGAGGAACTCCGGGAACACACACTATCACACAACCCCAAAGAACTCTTCAAGCTATCcatcgaaaataaaaaaattccaaaaatcgACATCACCCGCATCGATTGTCGACTGTGCGATCAAAAAATCGACAACCTAGACACATTCAAACAACACATAACCGACacacacaaattaaaattgtttcctGTCAAAAATGAGTTTTTAAAGTTCCGTCTTACATTGAACAATTTGACCTGTACTGAGTGTAATAGCGTGTTCCCATACTTCGATTCATTAACCAAACACATGATCACACACTTCGGTACGTTCACTTGTGATATGTGTGGGGCGTGTTTCCTCGAAAAGGCGTCCCTCAGAACGCACATAAACAAACATTTCAAAGTGGAAATGAATTTTCCGTGCGAGATTTGCgggaaaaacttaaaatccaAATACAGCAAGCGTCTTCATATAGCGACGGTACACGAGAAAAAGCCTACCGTCAATTGTTACAAGTGCGAGGCTTGCTTCCTGTCGTACGCGCTGCGTAATCGTCATTTGATCGAAGTCCACGGTGACAGTCGGACGTTCCCATGTAAATTGTGCGATAAGGTGTACAATAGGCGGAAGACGTTAATGGAGCATCATAGAAGGAATCATTTGAAGGTGTTCAGACATCAGTGCGATATGTGTGACCAACGTTTTTATCTACCCTCACGGTTAAAAGAACACATGGCAACCCATACGGGTGATAAAAATTTTCGATGCGATTTCTGTGAGAAATGTTATCCTAGGTTGCAATCTTTGCAGCAACATATGAGGTCTCATACTTCTAATTAGGAGGGTAGtttgaaatttatataacattcaATATTGAGCCACTTATTAAAAGGACGGTTACGCGAACGcaatgtgtccatgggcatatTAGTTAATATCACATGAGTTtgtttgttctataaaaaactatttctcCAATACTTTGAAATATAAACGCATTCAGGGcttaatattatgatttttttaagtaccctcaactttttttaaataattgcttGTCTGAAATTGAGCTTTTTAGATGTATTGTGTATTCTAAGATTGTTTTTGTTACACcttaattgtctttgattcGATTcctagataaataatatttgtttcggATGTGACACTGAAAAAAATGTTCGCCAAAAaccagtaaattaaaatgaaaactcGATATATGAGggtagtttaaaattaatggaactgaatttttacaaaaaattgaaTGTATTGAAAACGG
Coding sequences within:
- the LOC125058754 gene encoding zinc finger protein draculin-like — encoded protein: MSGKVKGPIIDPAFCRCCRSIKRCRVLTTEYDWKGGKEIYSDMFMDVFGLLLSHLDGENKDNCICATCVGRLREASAFREQVLMCEQLFLNARLQNKDSLTVEIKGEAPSSDDGNDDLPLALCDTSSIVKEEKKSEVCVDTEKTQAKKNGKIKKITKLKKITKTKLKRYGKMKIIAKKVSKKKVAEPDHDEQEMAYENTITIVNNSYICPFRNRISIYYCYYCRDQFTNPEELREHTLSHNPKELFKLSIENKKIPKIDITRIDCRLCDQKIDNLDTFKQHITDTHKLKLFPVKNEFLKFRLTLNNLTCTECNSVFPYFDSLTKHMITHFGTFTCDMCGACFLEKASLRTHINKHFKVEMNFPCEICGKNLKSKYSKRLHIATVHEKKPTVNCYKCEACFLSYALRNRHLIEVHGDSRTFPCKLCDKVYNRRKTLMEHHRRNHLKVFRHQCDMCDQRFYLPSRLKEHMATHTGDKNFRCDFCEKCYPRLQSLQQHMRSHTSN